The genomic stretch attgtgATCACGATCGTTGACAGCTACAGTATCTTTTTGTGTCATGAttttgtgctttttgttttgatttcttGTTTACAAAGTGTTTCTAAGGGGACCATAAGTTTATCGCAGCGAAATAAATTTCGCTTACGTAAATAATATTTGATTAGAAGTGGTTCTGTGCGTTGGAACGATTTAAACAGCGGAAAAACATGGACACTCTTCAAAGGCGATTGCAGTACTATTCGAGGCAGAAGTTTTTTCGTTTCGGTGTACCTTTCCTATGTCTAATAGTTGGTGGATCGTTTGGTTTGCAGCAGTTTGCTCAGCTTAGGTAACACGCTTTATTGTCACTAGCGGTAAAAACGGTTAAATCAACTGCTAGTTAACAGGTACACATTCTCTAAAAAGGGAACTTTAACGCCAGAGGAAGCAGAGAAATATGGAATAACGATGAAAAAACCGGAAGAGGTAACACTGGAGACTGAGTATGAGAAGGTGAAGTCCATCGACATAGACAACTGGGATAACGTGCGTGGACCACGGCCCTGGGAGGAAGGCACAATGGCCAACAGGCCACAGGCAAAGGCTGGTCACTGAATTCTGTACTAATGTTGACTAGCTTGAATGTAGGTGTTTATTTTCAGGAAAATAAATgctttttgtatatatatttgagAGTGATTGCATTTGCTTTAAATCGTTTTGATTAACGCCAAAAAACTATTCTATTCTAGCGTTACCACTGGCGAAACTTGAGCTCTAGTTTATTCCGAGGCTGAACACTGAAAGCTTTCTACGTATAGTTTGATTGATTATTATAGCAATAGGCGGCGGTAACGCCTGCGTTACCAGCTTGATTTTAATGAATTTGTGACGTTTGATTGAGACAGATTCGATTGAATTTTTACTGTTCGTTCTACTGTTTCGATTATTAAGCTTTTTAAGCGTCGATGAGGTTCTATTTTTGATAGGCTAGCCTTGGTTAAAAATCTAGTCCCCGGCGTCTATCAAACATTTGAGATAGAAACTCGTACTGATAGCACCAGTTGGAATGTATTCGGTATAGCCGTGCAAAAGTTGTAGAAGTGATTTTCCTGTCACACGCTCACTGTTAATAGCCACATTTAACACGTAATTCCAGCTGTAGAAGTTGCTGTTGCTTATACTACGTGAATTACTACTTGTTTGATCGCTCTTCGTGCTGCAGAGCGGGGTATTATTATTGTCGTTCGAGGGAAATCGCATGGGATTACGGCGGGAATCAGAGAACGTGCAAAGTTTATCACAGTTCATACACATCAAGCTATCACTGTTGTAGCAGGTTAACATCAAATCGAACAGTTGGCGCCAAAGATCAGGTGTGAACATTTCATTTGCCGCTCGTTCCATCAGGCCACAATCACCCACATTCCAGAGGCACTGAATCACTTTATCTTCGCGGTGATCTTGTATGTGAAATTTGGTGATGGCTAACCACAGGTAAGGGACTTGCTGCACGAGTTCATAACAGTGGTTGTACTCTTTTCGCGACCAGTAATATTGCACCAAAGTGGTTCCGATTTCGGCATAATGACAACAGCTGGTAGTCCTCAGATAATGCTCGCAGGATTCACATTTCTCTAACTGGCTAAGTTCGGCTTCAAGCAGCTTTAGGTTGTACTCAATAAAGCTTTGTTTGATGTAAGCTCTCGACTCTTCGTCCAATTCCCAAATCAGTTCCACTTTTAAGTAATCAAAATAAATCCGTATGCATTTGAGTCTTGGTTGTTCCTCGTCATTTTCCTCCATAACGATTTCCAACTTTTGCAGCAAACTGACGATTGTTTGGCTGTCGTACGCGTCGAATATCTTAGCATAACGGTCCGTAAAACTTAGATTACTTATTGTAGATGAGCGGTGCACCAAGTACAGATTTCTAACTGTTTTATCATCCTCAGTCAGCTGATAGTCGTTAAGCAGAGACATTGAGAACATTTTTTTCGATGCGTTTCTTTTAGGAACCACTTCTTCCGTGGTATCTTCCTCTTTTTCTTCGCCATCGTCGGTGGGTAAAATACGCACTATGTCGTTGTAGTTCTCCTCGGAGTTATAcactttgtttacattgagggTTTTAGGACGCTCAGGACCAATCTGGTCATAACCGAGGAACATTTGCTTGATGTTACGACTGTATTTGCCACGTACGACAGAAACTAGAGCCTTTTTAATGGTTACTTCGGTTTGGAGAGAACTCTCCTTAGAGCTgctattgttattgttgttgttgaatagTTGATCTAGGATGTACACTCCATTCTCTCGGAAAGGAGAACTCTTCTTCCCGTTGCTTCCTTTGTTGCTTAAAACTGTGTTCTTTGGTTGGTTGctagttttttcaatctctAGTTGAAGTTTGTGTACTGACTGCTGTCCGGCGAAAACATAAATGTCCTCACCAGTTACGGCGACTCGAGTAATTTGATCAAAATCATTGATCCAGAGAACCACCCGTGAGAGAAGTGGATCAATGATGACAATCTCTTTCGCGTCATGAACTAATATAAGTCGATCCAGAACAGTTTGCAGCCGTTGAAAGGGAATTATTTCATCTTGCAGATTGGAAGAATCttctgatttttgatttttgaactGATGTGTCCTTAGAACGTTCCCCTCCAAGTCAGCTTCCCATAGGCGTGATCCAGGCCGTGCACAGAATATTCGCACATCTTCGGTGTTAATCGGACTACCGTCATAATTAGCGTTGCTACTGTACGCAGCCGACTGATTATCGTTATCATCATTTTTGAACGCTGTTCGCCCTACTGATTCGTTTCTTGGTGCCACGATAAATGCTGCTCCATAGGGACCGTCCCGGGGGCGGTTTCCAATCTGTAAAATAGGTTTCAAACTAAAACATACACGAATTATGATTACAGTAAATGTGAACTGACCTGCTTGAATTCCTCCCGAGCTGTATTACACAATACACATTTGAATAGCGTCGACACTAGTAATAAATTCTGGTACCGATCAATTTGTACTACATGACTGTCCAAAAATAAAATCGGACTTAAAGTTACGTTCAAAATATTTCGtccctgcaatattttttttaaaatattattcGCTATTTCCCAACTCTAACGCTTACCATAAACATTGCCAACTGTAGCAAAGATACCGTTCCTTTAGAATCCCCACAGTATAGCTCCCTATCATCTTCGCCCCAGCAAAAACTACTGACATACGCTCCGTTGCTGCCGCTGATACCATCGCCAAGCTCCGTCAGTAATACTTCCTTGGCAGTAGTAGTGTTCTCCAGATCTAGTACGATACCTATAGCGCCCCGTAGATTGGCCACCGCTATCTGCTTGCCGTTGTTCGAGATCAGCAGCTGACTGATGGTTCCCAGTTGACTCGGGATGATGCATAGGAAGCTAACGGTACTCCGATCGTACACGTACAAACTTCCGGAGTTGGCTCCAAATATTAAATGTTTTCTAGAAACGTCAAAACAAGTGAACTGTCAGAAAAGTAAACAATGTTAAAAAGCTTGTCCTTGAACTGTTATCGGTCATTAGCCACCTTGATCCTTCTCGTGTTACGCAGCGGTAAATTGACAGCTTCCGATAGGTTTGTACGCTGACTCAAACCGTAATGCTTGACTGCATCCATTATCATTGTGGCACCCTTCGCACTCCTGCAGCGCTATACGTTTCGGAATGGATCGATTTTTCAGAATCTTCAGAGGGGCCTTGTTGAACAAATTGTACCACAGAATGACGAACGCATCACTGTTAGATTTCGGTATTTTAAATAGTGGTGGTTATCAAAAAGATGAATAAAAGAAATATATCTAAAATATCCTCCAGTGATGGAAAACTAAACTAGCTAATAGCGAAATTCCTAGTAAACGATTTTTCGCCACTAACACCACAACCACGACCCGTCATATAATTATAAattcctgtctgtcctgtcacaaaatgtcaaacAAAACGATCAGGAGGCGTTATCGTCTGATGAATAACGCCATTACCAACGTTacattttttaaagattttaccgTATTACCAATGAGCTTAAAAGAGTGGTgaggaagagaaagagaaaaaaaaatctcgcgtTATTTTTCAataggacctaagtaacaataagagattctctcctctcttcctttgtttcgttaataacgtcgtcattataaatattttccaagctttcttccccttaatcgatAGATTGTAATAGATAGGTTAGATAggttcttttgaaaaattacgcgaaaaATGTTGTTCACGTCCATTAAACTTCAAATTGACTGTTAAAAGTTGTTGACATGCGTTAAGAAGTAATGCAAAGGGCGGACTGGCCCATGATACTGGTTGACCCATAATACTGTGGTAACTGTATATCccaaactagttgttaggcacattttatggttattgaatcAAAAAATGAACCATAAAAAGCGTGTTTCATTGACTTTAAAgtaaaaattacgtattatttAATTAGTTCTAAAACAAGAACTATTCCAAGCTCAAAATGCCAAGCAGTTTGGTGTTCGTAAAATGCctatttgaaaataataatgaaatctGGTGGTTCCATGCAcagtttcacataaacaagAATTAAAATCAAATTAATATTACATGTATAATTGCCTTGAGAAAGTccacgaaaaaataatttcaaaaaatccttaATGTTACTAAATTTTcttttgtacaaaaaaaatgtttctctgATCATCTAATATCTCTTATTAAAAAGACAACGAAATTTCGAATATATAAAATATGATGTAAGTTACAAAGAAACCCGAATTTAAAAAACTTGAAGAGAGGGAGGTCTTTTACAGTGCTACGGGTCATGTTTTGCTTCACATATGAATGACTGAGGATAAGAGAAATTGTAGTTCCTGCGTTatgtaataaaaaatgaaatattgaaCATATGTATGTCGAATTTGTTTATGCGGAGGTTGTACACCAGAACTACCCGATAAAAAGACCCTCCTATTTTTCCCCATATTTAGTACATTCTCGTAGGCACAATTGCCTGAATTCGATTCCGACGAATTAAGTGATTGTTGACAACAACTCTCATGGGAGTTTAACAGGGGGGTTTACCGATTGATCAGTATACGAAATCGGTCTACGAAAACCAACCGAATCGAGTGATTTTAGGGTGATTTCGTTCGAGCCTAAATACGAAACCAGACGAAAGAGGGAGATTAGGCTGATGATGAAATTGCCTGAACCATGCGAAATAGGTTGAGGAATCGGTGGATCATATTCTAAATCCAATTGAATCCTCCCGGAACCATTTTGAAAAACACTACGAGATCCTATTTCGTTTGCTTACCAatcaacataaaaaatatcatccGATTTTACTTTATATGATAAAGCGATCTTATAACAGATTAAGTTCACATCTTACGAGAACTGATTTAATTATCAAAGAAATCAGGTGACAAAAATAGTCAACATACGTGGTTTGACGAAATTGACTGATCAATATGTCGATTGCACAAACACCCGATTTAGTTGATACATGCGTATAATACCatctgttaaaattttttatCGGGTACATcttatagagttctccaggtgcgtttgtattagtgcgatgtttacgatttattttttgttagctgtaagaattttttgtcacctgtgagaactgtcatctgaaagaga from Wyeomyia smithii strain HCP4-BCI-WySm-NY-G18 chromosome 3, ASM2978416v1, whole genome shotgun sequence encodes the following:
- the LOC129727148 gene encoding cytochrome c oxidase assembly protein COX16 homolog, mitochondrial, whose protein sequence is MDTLQRRLQYYSRQKFFRFGVPFLCLIVGGSFGLQQFAQLRYTFSKKGTLTPEEAEKYGITMKKPEEVTLETEYEKVKSIDIDNWDNVRGPRPWEEGTMANRPQAKAGH
- the LOC129727147 gene encoding BLOC-2 complex member HPS5 homolog; this encodes MIMDAVKHYGLSQRTNLSEAVNLPLRNTRRIKFTCFDVSRKHLIFGANSGSLYVYDRSTVSFLCIIPSQLGTISQLLISNNGKQIAVANLRGAIGIVLDLENTTTAKEVLLTELGDGISGSNGAYVSSFCWGEDDRELYCGDSKGTVSLLQLAMFMGRNILNVTLSPILFLDSHVVQIDRYQNLLLVSTLFKCVLCNTAREEFKQIGNRPRDGPYGAAFIVAPRNESVGRTAFKNDDNDNQSAAYSSNANYDGSPINTEDVRIFCARPGSRLWEADLEGNVLRTHQFKNQKSEDSSNLQDEIIPFQRLQTVLDRLILVHDAKEIVIIDPLLSRVVLWINDFDQITRVAVTGEDIYVFAGQQSVHKLQLEIEKTSNQPKNTVLSNKGSNGKKSSPFRENGVYILDQLFNNNNNNSSSKESSLQTEVTIKKALVSVVRGKYSRNIKQMFLGYDQIGPERPKTLNVNKVYNSEENYNDIVRILPTDDGEEKEEDTTEEVVPKRNASKKMFSMSLLNDYQLTEDDKTVRNLYLVHRSSTISNLSFTDRYAKIFDAYDSQTIVSLLQKLEIVMEENDEEQPRLKCIRIYFDYLKVELIWELDEESRAYIKQSFIEYNLKLLEAELSQLEKCESCEHYLRTTSCCHYAEIGTTLVQYYWSRKEYNHCYELVQQVPYLWLAITKFHIQDHREDKVIQCLWNVGDCGLMERAANEMFTPDLWRQLFDLMLTCYNSDSLMCMNCDKLCTFSDSRRNPMRFPSNDNNNTPLCSTKSDQTSSNSRSISNSNFYSWNYVLNVAINSERVTGKSLLQLLHGYTEYIPTGAISTSFYLKCLIDAGD